One window of the Bradyrhizobium sp. NP1 genome contains the following:
- the cysE gene encoding serine O-acetyltransferase, with translation MAMHQTHLQGKLAALDPIWDRVRNEAEDIVHREPELATFIFSTVLHHERLEQSIVHRLADRLDHSAISGDLIRQTYDEALRDDPDIGNAFRADLVAVYDRDPATSRFIDPLLYFKGFHALQTHRLAHWLYKKGRKDFAYYLQSRSSAVFQTDINPAARIGRGIFLDHATGFVCGETAVIDDDVSILHGVTLGGTGKENEDRHPKIRHGVMIGAGAKILGNIEVGYCARIAAGSVVVKSVPHNVTVAGVPAKIIGEAGCAEPSRTMDQMINAIGL, from the coding sequence ATGGCGATGCATCAGACCCATTTGCAGGGCAAGCTGGCGGCGCTCGATCCGATTTGGGATCGCGTGCGCAACGAGGCGGAGGACATCGTCCACCGCGAGCCGGAGCTTGCCACCTTCATCTTCTCGACCGTGCTGCATCACGAACGGCTCGAGCAATCCATCGTGCATCGCCTGGCCGACCGCCTCGATCATTCCGCGATCTCGGGCGATCTGATCCGCCAGACCTATGACGAGGCGCTGCGCGACGATCCCGATATCGGCAACGCCTTCCGCGCCGATCTCGTCGCGGTCTACGACCGCGATCCCGCGACCTCGCGCTTTATCGACCCCTTGCTCTATTTCAAGGGCTTTCATGCGCTGCAGACCCATCGGCTCGCGCACTGGCTCTACAAGAAGGGCCGCAAGGATTTCGCCTATTACCTGCAGAGCCGCTCGTCGGCAGTGTTCCAGACCGACATCAATCCGGCCGCCAGAATCGGCCGCGGCATCTTCCTCGACCATGCGACCGGCTTTGTCTGCGGCGAGACCGCCGTCATCGACGACGACGTCTCGATCCTGCACGGCGTCACGCTCGGCGGCACCGGCAAGGAGAACGAGGACCGTCATCCGAAGATCCGCCACGGCGTGATGATCGGCGCGGGCGCCAAGATCCTCGGCAACATCGAGGTCGGCTATTGCGCCCGCATCGCCGCGGGCTCGGTGGTGGTGAAGTCGGTGCCGCATAATGTCACGGTCGCGGGCGTGCCGGCCAAGATCATCGGCGAGGCCGGCTGCGCCGAGCCCTCGCGCACCATGGACCAGATGATCAACGCGATCGGACTGTGA
- a CDS encoding gamma carbonic anhydrase family protein, with translation MAIYELDGQAPDLPADGNYFIADSATVIGKVRLKQAASVWFGAVLRGDNEWIEVGEGANVQDNATCHTDIGFPLTIGTNCTIGHNVILHGCTLEEGALIGMGSIVMNGARIRRGSIVGAGSVITEGKEFPEYALIIGAPARVIRTLDPAQVERMGSAAGYYQLNGPRYKKGLKKIG, from the coding sequence ATGGCGATCTACGAACTTGATGGGCAGGCGCCCGACCTTCCTGCCGACGGCAACTATTTCATCGCCGACAGCGCGACCGTCATCGGCAAGGTGCGCCTGAAGCAAGCGGCCAGCGTCTGGTTCGGCGCGGTGCTGCGTGGCGACAATGAATGGATCGAGGTCGGCGAGGGCGCCAACGTGCAGGACAATGCGACCTGCCACACCGACATCGGCTTCCCCCTGACGATCGGAACGAACTGCACCATCGGCCACAACGTCATCCTGCACGGCTGCACGCTGGAGGAGGGCGCGCTGATCGGGATGGGCTCGATCGTGATGAACGGCGCGCGCATCCGCCGCGGCAGCATCGTGGGCGCGGGCTCCGTCATCACCGAGGGCAAGGAATTCCCGGAATACGCCCTGATCATCGGCGCGCCGGCCCGTGTCATCCGCACGCTCGATCCGGCGCAGGTGGAGCGGATGGGGAGCGCTGCGGGCTACTACCAGTTGAACGGCCCGCGCTACAAAAAGGGCCTGAAGAAGATCGGCTGA
- a CDS encoding DUF3126 family protein has protein sequence MDVQEVRKLDAYLKRVFGNPKIRVVPRPKKEDSAEVYIGEEFIGVLFVDDEDDDRSFQFQMAILEDDLVEQG, from the coding sequence GTGGACGTTCAGGAAGTCAGAAAACTCGACGCCTATCTCAAGCGGGTATTTGGCAATCCCAAGATCCGCGTGGTGCCGCGTCCGAAGAAGGAAGACTCGGCCGAGGTCTACATCGGCGAGGAATTCATCGGCGTGCTGTTCGTCGATGACGAGGATGACGATCGCTCGTTCCAGTTCCAGATGGCGATCCTCGAGGACGATCTGGTCGAGCAGGGCTAG
- a CDS encoding zinc-binding dehydrogenase, which yields MDQIRVCTHAGPGAEPVIRSVPWPKVGKKAALIKIGACGVCGTDLHILKGHWPKPLPWPFTLGHELGGVIVECGAEFTEDFMSKPLGVGSKVMIPPLMPCGRCYYCIHYPQTANKCLTPVYYGRYLGFDKAPHLWGGWAEYVYVDLEMLPGTKIYKLPDDMRLRLGALSEPLTSCIRAFNRATRAGGFTWGDTVVIQGSGPIGILAVAAAQEMGASRVICVGAPQQPRLELARKFGAAATVDIDELRTPQQRIARVRDIVGGFGADLVMDCSGHPSAGPEGIEMLRDGGTYVEMGQFTDAGSIDTSWHRICTKDLNVLGSWGFTGNDLPLGVDMLYRTRDKYPWLDMQTIYPFSEEGIAQAVADAMAMKTVKSTIVPWPELVE from the coding sequence ATGGACCAGATCAGGGTATGCACCCACGCCGGGCCCGGCGCCGAGCCTGTCATCCGCAGCGTGCCGTGGCCGAAAGTCGGGAAGAAGGCGGCGCTGATCAAGATCGGCGCCTGCGGCGTCTGCGGCACCGACCTGCATATCCTCAAGGGTCATTGGCCGAAGCCGCTGCCGTGGCCGTTCACGCTCGGCCACGAGCTCGGCGGCGTCATCGTCGAATGCGGAGCCGAATTCACCGAGGACTTCATGAGCAAGCCGCTTGGCGTGGGCTCGAAGGTGATGATCCCGCCCTTGATGCCCTGCGGACGCTGCTACTACTGCATCCACTATCCGCAGACCGCGAACAAGTGCCTGACGCCGGTCTATTACGGCCGCTATCTCGGCTTCGACAAGGCGCCGCATCTGTGGGGCGGCTGGGCCGAATACGTCTATGTCGATCTCGAGATGCTGCCGGGCACCAAGATCTACAAGCTGCCCGACGACATGCGGCTTCGACTGGGCGCGCTGTCCGAGCCCTTGACCTCCTGCATCCGCGCCTTCAACCGCGCGACGCGGGCCGGCGGCTTCACCTGGGGCGATACCGTGGTGATCCAGGGCTCCGGCCCGATCGGCATCCTTGCGGTTGCCGCCGCGCAGGAGATGGGGGCGTCCCGGGTGATCTGCGTCGGCGCGCCGCAACAGCCGCGGCTGGAGCTCGCGCGGAAATTCGGCGCGGCGGCGACGGTTGATATCGACGAGCTCAGGACGCCGCAGCAGCGCATTGCGCGGGTGCGCGACATCGTCGGCGGCTTTGGCGCCGATCTTGTGATGGATTGCTCGGGCCATCCGAGCGCAGGGCCTGAGGGCATCGAGATGCTGCGCGACGGCGGCACCTATGTCGAGATGGGCCAGTTCACCGATGCCGGCTCGATCGATACCTCCTGGCACCGCATCTGCACCAAGGACCTCAACGTGCTCGGCTCCTGGGGCTTTACCGGCAACGACCTGCCGCTCGGCGTCGACATGCTCTACCGCACGCGCGACAAATATCCGTGGCTCGACATGCAGACGATCTATCCATTCTCGGAAGAGGGGATCGCGCAGGCCGTAGCCGACGCCATGGCGATGAAGACGGTGAAGTCGACCATCGTGCCGTGGCCGGAGCTGGTGGAATAG
- a CDS encoding MBL fold metallo-hydrolase has product MRFGLALLAALACATQGRAAEMRVTLLGTGTPTPRLSSFSAATLVEAGSERLVFDLGRGATIRLFQKKIPLGTITAHFLTHLHSDHVVGLPDMWLTGWLGTPYGSRKSPMVIYGPKGTVAMTENLTKAFSEDIRIRIDDEDYPPEGVAFDAHDIEPGLVYERNGVKVTAIEVNHGEKIKPALGYVVEFDGKKVVLSGDTKPDARVEKAAEGADLLIHEVAVIDPELVKTYPAYRAIENHHTAPEDAGRIFAEAKPKLAVYSHIVFASLPPTQDVPEDRLVARTRTTYQGPLVVGHDLMSFVIADKVLAFGPGGEALQPLTGR; this is encoded by the coding sequence ATGCGGTTTGGGCTCGCGCTCCTCGCCGCGCTGGCCTGCGCGACGCAGGGGCGCGCTGCCGAGATGCGGGTGACGCTGCTCGGCACGGGCACGCCGACGCCGCGGCTTTCGAGCTTCAGCGCTGCCACACTGGTCGAGGCCGGATCGGAACGACTGGTCTTCGACCTCGGCCGCGGCGCGACCATCCGCCTGTTCCAGAAGAAGATCCCGCTCGGCACGATCACGGCGCATTTCCTCACCCATCTGCACTCCGATCATGTCGTCGGGCTGCCCGACATGTGGCTGACCGGCTGGCTCGGCACGCCCTATGGATCGCGCAAATCGCCGATGGTGATCTATGGGCCGAAGGGCACGGTCGCGATGACGGAGAACCTCACGAAGGCCTTCTCGGAAGACATCCGCATCCGTATCGACGACGAGGATTATCCGCCCGAAGGCGTCGCCTTCGACGCCCATGATATCGAGCCCGGTCTCGTCTACGAGAGGAACGGCGTGAAGGTGACCGCGATCGAGGTCAATCATGGCGAGAAGATCAAGCCGGCGCTGGGCTACGTCGTCGAGTTCGACGGCAAGAAGGTCGTGCTGTCGGGCGACACCAAGCCGGATGCGCGGGTCGAGAAGGCGGCCGAGGGCGCCGATCTCCTGATCCACGAGGTCGCGGTGATCGACCCCGAGCTCGTCAAGACCTATCCGGCCTATCGCGCCATCGAGAACCATCACACCGCGCCCGAGGATGCAGGGCGGATCTTCGCCGAGGCGAAGCCGAAGCTCGCGGTCTATTCGCACATCGTGTTTGCAAGCCTGCCGCCGACGCAGGACGTGCCCGAGGACAGGCTGGTTGCGCGCACGCGGACCACCTATCAGGGGCCGCTCGTCGTCGGCCATGACCTGATGTCGTTCGTGATCGCCGACAAGGTTTTGGCGTTCGGTCCCGGCGGCGAAGCGCTGCAGCCGCTGACCGGGCGATAG
- a CDS encoding PilZ domain-containing protein: MALAQKKTLPAAEERRRFQRVKVHLLGRYMLPDRREFPCQIINMSPGGLALLAPGIGNVGDRVIAYLDHIGRVEGRITRIIDNGFAMTVGATARKRDKLAAQLTWLANRDILNLPEDRRHDRIIPRNPIAVLTLEDGSKMTCRIIDLSLSGAAIAAENRPPLKSQVLLGRVAARVVRNLEEGFAIEFMHEQHAETLEESVTAR, encoded by the coding sequence ATGGCGTTGGCGCAAAAGAAAACCTTACCGGCCGCCGAAGAGCGGCGACGCTTCCAGCGCGTCAAGGTGCATCTGCTCGGCCGCTACATGCTGCCGGACCGCCGCGAATTCCCCTGCCAAATCATCAATATGTCGCCCGGCGGGCTGGCCCTGCTGGCGCCCGGCATCGGCAATGTCGGCGACCGCGTCATCGCCTATCTCGACCATATCGGCCGCGTCGAGGGCAGAATCACCCGCATCATCGACAACGGCTTTGCCATGACGGTCGGCGCCACCGCGCGCAAGCGCGACAAGCTCGCCGCCCAGCTGACCTGGCTTGCCAACCGCGATATCCTCAACCTGCCGGAAGACCGCCGCCACGACCGCATCATCCCACGCAACCCGATCGCCGTGCTCACCCTCGAGGACGGCAGCAAGATGACCTGCCGGATCATCGACCTCTCGCTGTCGGGGGCGGCGATCGCCGCGGAAAACCGGCCGCCGCTGAAGTCCCAGGTGCTGCTCGGCAGGGTCGCCGCGCGCGTGGTGCGAAACCTCGAAGAGGGCTTCGCGATCGAGTTCATGCACGAGCAGCACGCCGAAACTCTCGAAGAGAGCGTTACCGCCCGGTAA
- a CDS encoding MFS transporter — MHNRWGVLTILFIVRLTMAFQFQSVAAVAPLLGHDFGVGLADIGVLIGLYFMPGVVLSLPGGAIGQRLGDRHTTLGALALMLIGSLMMALTASWSWQVAGRLTAGAGGVLLNVQLTKMITDWFAGHEIATAMAVFVNSWPAGVALSLLTLPWIGTAYGVNAVYLVVAALLALGLALAATYRPPAAHAAVAAASGQLDLQAMAAVTVAGLMWGLLNVGFATIFSFGPTMLVERGWSIASAGSTISLVLWLVVLSVPLGGFVADRLKRPQAVLVGGSLLFAVLMLVFAHTGAVLPSVIALGLISGQPAGPMMSLPARVLQPATRAVGMGLFYTLYYAAMMLGPVIGGAYGSTTAAFDFGAIALALCPLLLVLFNAIARRRVA, encoded by the coding sequence TTGCACAACCGCTGGGGCGTTCTGACAATCCTGTTCATCGTCCGCCTCACCATGGCCTTCCAGTTCCAGAGCGTCGCTGCGGTCGCGCCGCTCCTCGGCCACGATTTCGGCGTCGGGCTTGCCGATATCGGCGTGCTGATCGGCCTCTATTTCATGCCGGGGGTGGTGCTGTCGCTGCCCGGCGGCGCCATCGGCCAGCGACTGGGCGACAGGCACACAACGCTCGGCGCACTCGCCCTGATGCTGATCGGCAGCCTGATGATGGCGCTGACCGCGTCCTGGAGCTGGCAGGTCGCAGGGCGGTTGACCGCAGGCGCCGGCGGCGTCCTGCTCAACGTGCAGCTCACCAAGATGATCACCGACTGGTTCGCGGGCCATGAGATCGCGACAGCGATGGCGGTCTTCGTCAACTCCTGGCCGGCCGGCGTTGCGCTGTCGCTGTTGACGCTGCCCTGGATCGGCACCGCCTATGGCGTGAACGCGGTCTATCTCGTGGTCGCCGCGCTGCTCGCGCTCGGCCTTGCACTCGCGGCGACCTATCGCCCGCCGGCGGCGCATGCGGCCGTGGCCGCGGCGAGCGGCCAGCTCGACCTCCAGGCGATGGCCGCCGTCACCGTCGCCGGCCTGATGTGGGGCCTGTTGAATGTCGGCTTCGCCACGATCTTCAGCTTCGGGCCCACCATGCTGGTCGAGCGCGGCTGGTCGATCGCGTCAGCGGGATCGACCATCAGCCTCGTGCTGTGGCTGGTCGTGCTCAGTGTGCCGCTCGGAGGGTTCGTCGCCGACCGCCTGAAGCGCCCGCAGGCGGTCCTAGTCGGGGGCTCGCTCTTGTTCGCCGTCCTGATGCTCGTGTTCGCCCATACCGGCGCAGTGCTGCCATCGGTGATCGCGCTTGGGCTGATCAGCGGCCAGCCGGCGGGGCCGATGATGAGCCTGCCGGCGCGCGTGCTGCAGCCCGCGACGCGAGCGGTCGGCATGGGGCTGTTCTACACGCTCTATTATGCGGCGATGATGCTCGGGCCCGTGATCGGCGGCGCCTATGGCAGCACCACCGCCGCCTTCGATTTCGGCGCGATCGCGCTCGCGCTCTGCCCGCTGCTGCTCGTGCTGTTCAACGCCATCGCGCGACGCCGCGTCGCTTAA
- a CDS encoding transglutaminase-like cysteine peptidase: MLKLRGQGKGLAVAAFLMGMTASAHAGDERVLYASLGDATRAPIGWVEFCAENASECRGGATQPRDIVLTQAAWRDLVKVNRWVNETIKPMTDMEHWGVIEKWSLPTDGYGDCEDYVLLKRKMLIDAGWPREALLITVVRDKKGEGHAVLTVKTDKGEFILDNQNEAVVAWTETGYRFVKRQSQSDPNVWVSLGDTKPAVATASAHDR, translated from the coding sequence ATGCTCAAGCTCAGGGGACAGGGAAAGGGGTTGGCGGTTGCCGCCTTCCTGATGGGGATGACTGCGTCGGCGCATGCCGGCGACGAGCGGGTGCTTTATGCGAGCCTCGGCGACGCCACGCGAGCGCCGATCGGCTGGGTTGAATTCTGCGCCGAAAACGCGAGCGAATGCCGCGGAGGAGCGACGCAGCCACGGGACATCGTTCTGACGCAGGCCGCCTGGCGCGACCTCGTCAAGGTCAATCGCTGGGTCAACGAGACCATCAAGCCGATGACCGACATGGAGCATTGGGGCGTGATCGAGAAGTGGTCGCTCCCGACCGACGGCTACGGCGACTGCGAGGATTATGTGCTCTTGAAGCGCAAGATGCTGATCGACGCCGGCTGGCCGCGCGAAGCACTGCTGATCACGGTGGTGCGCGACAAGAAGGGCGAAGGTCACGCGGTGCTGACGGTGAAGACCGACAAGGGCGAGTTCATCCTCGACAACCAGAACGAGGCCGTCGTCGCCTGGACCGAGACCGGATACCGCTTCGTCAAGCGCCAGTCGCAGAGCGATCCGAACGTCTGGGTCTCGCTCGGCGACACCAAGCCGGCGGTCGCGACCGCCAGCGCCCACGACCGCTGA